The window AGCAGAGAGTGACAGGTGCCATTTGTGTTAATTCTAAGGAGCCTGAAGTTCTGCTTGAAAACAGGGTAAATAAACAAGAATTACAGTTACTTAACAATGAACTTCTTAAACAAAAGAGACAAATAGAAACTCTCCAGCAACTGGTAGAGGTGGATGGTGGAATTGTTAATGAAGTTAAACTCTTAAGAAAAGAGAGCAGAAATATGAATTCTCGTGTCACACAACTGTACATGCAGCTATTACATGAAATTATCCGAAAACGTGATAATGCCTTAGAACTTTCTCAACTTGAAAATAAGATTTTGAACCAAACTGCAGACATGTTGCAGCTTGCAAACAAATACAAAGACTTAGAGCACAAATATCAACATTTGATGTCAATTGCCAATAATCAGACAATAATAATTGCCCAGCTGGAAGAACATTGTCAAAGAATGCCATCCATAAAGCCACTGCCACAAACTCCTCAACCACCAGTTAAAGTGTACCAGCCTCCTACTTACAATCGCATTAATAACCAGATATCTACTAATGAGATTCAAAGTGATCAGAACTTAAAGGTTCTGCCACCTACCTTACCAACCATGCCTGCAGTTACTAGTATTCCAACTTCAACTGATAAACCATCTGGTAAGTAATATTATTGATACATTTACATTAGTTTATGCTAATATGTAGTGCACATCATTTTAATTGTAATGTCAAAAATGGAGTCCAAATTTATTTAGCTAATGAATGTTACATACATGCTGTAGTAGAAACacagaaagcaagcaaaaaaaacaCCTCTGAATGTCTAAGACACTCTATACCCACATATTTTTCTCATGTTACTTTGCTAAGACAAACCTGTCATTTATACTACATGTATGAGATAAAGGACATTCAGAAAAATCTTGCAATTCAAGTCATCTAAATTTTATTTACCCTTGCTCAAGACTGAACTGCTACAATTCATGACATCTGAAGGAGTTTGACACTGTGTAAACATATGAAATTATTACAAGTTTTTTGCTCTAGCATCTGATAACGTGGCTGTGTAATTAAAAAAGGAGTAAGTATCTGCTCTGTGCCTTATATGGGGCACTTGTGCTCTAGACAGGAGTAGAAGGAAGCAAGTGGTGGAATAGTAATGGGATATTATACAGCCCTTATTAAGAGTCTTAGGAGTTCTGCCCCCAGCGTGATTTGACGATGTAAAATCACATTGAGATCAACTGATACAGGTAAAGGACTCGGTTTCACCTATGGCCCcacatttgaaaaacaaaaaacccaaacccaaaccagttCAGGTATAtgttccatactgctcttcTCTGTGTGGGCAACACATAACGTTCTTCAGAAAAAGGATAGAGAGTCACAGATCTCTGAACTCAGAGCTAACTGAAATAGAGTAATGCAGGGCAACTGCACTCAATATATTTCATGGGTATCtgcaaaatattccaaaagatATCAACAAATTTTTTAAGATTATCCAATAATGCAACTGCCACATGTTAAAAACTAAACAACCCCTGTACTGTTTCTCCATGAAAATACAATGAAAGAAACTTGAGCAAGTATGCACTGAGTCTCTTAAGTCTGTAAGTCTCTAAAACATTTTACTACAAAGCAGTATTTCCACAGAATACCAAAGATAGTGCACCAAAAGCCTGCATTGTGGCATGCAAAACCTCTGCCAGAAATTTAATGATTCTGATGTACTATGTAAGGAAAAATTCTCAGAAGAAAATCAGATCTACTACAACTCCTTTGGAGCAATAAACCATGGTGTCTCTAATAATTGCATTTTTACTTCAATCTCAAAGTAGATTCAAGCTTGGAACAGTATTCCCCTATCTTTCTGGAAGTGAAATACCTTTCTCCTTCATTCCCTTACACTCTTTGAACAAAAACTTGTTAATTGGTCTACATCCTCCTTGTGCTTTCAAGTCCTTAAACTGGAGCTGAGGATTCACTATCAAACAGCAGAACAGAAAAGTTACTTGTGGTGCACAGTACTTTTGCTGATCTATCCTCAtacattttcctgcttttgaaaAGTAAAATGCTCATTCTGAACCAGTCTGCAACCCTGTAGAACTCCCAAATCTTCACCTGAGGAAGTGCTGTTTATCCAGCAATTTTTCACattgatctccagaggtccctttgGCAGTCCACAATTCTAAGATAGATTTCAACATCTGTTTCTTCTCCCTGGATCACATCACTTATCAGAAAAAGAAGTTTCATGTTTCTTCTGCACAAATTGATTATAATATTCTCTCATTTTCTCACTTGCAGCTTTTTATTTGTTCAAGTGAGTTTCCAACCACTGAAGTTAAGCTAATCAAGCTTTTTATTTCCAGAGTatcctccttcccctctcctcaCATTTCTTTTCAGTCAAGAAACATTTAATACTTTTTCCTCATCCTCCAGAATGTTCTCAATTTACAAACCACATCTCAAACCCCTCCTTAAAATTAATGCCATAAATGATGCTTTAGTCAGATGTCTGGAGGGACGTAGAAAAAACCCGCAAAAAGAAACTCATAAACAACATcctacaaaacaaacaaaacctacTACCACAACTGCCCAGCCAGCAGGAAAAAACCACCCATACTTTATCAAGTCCTTTCCACACTATGTGTTGAGTTCTGAACCTTATCCAAAGCTCCTGGCTGTACTATCCACCTGATCACAGCCAACCTGTGCAATGAAAACAGgagcaaaatataaaaacagtAAATGTCTTCTGTTAATCTGCTGACAGTCTCTCTTTCTCAAAAATCTCCTAAATcactttcagaaaaaagaatCATGTGTAGTAGAGGTCAAAGCTGTTTGACTATTTTAGAAAGTTCTTCAATAAttacttccttttttatttttagtaagtGCCACTACATACACATTGTGATAAACTAAACCAGAGCAATTTAAATTAATAGTGCTCATtgacatttttttcccacttctcATAACGAGCCATGCAATGGTGTGACAAGAGCATGGGATCTATATCTTAACTGCCAGAAATCGAAACAGTTAGCCCCAAAAGAAATGGAGAAGGGGCTTATAAGCACAGCTCCAGGTACAGTCTCTGATTATGACTGAGGCAGCAAGAACACAGCATCCACAGAACAAAGGCTTGGGTTGCTTCTTTGTACACTGACTTGCTGATTAAAATAGttaaaaatatcaaaacctCAGTGTTTTAATTTCCAAAACACTGAGATTATTTCCAtaaaactaatttatttctaatgCATTTGCTGAGTACCATTAGTATTGTTGGACAATAAATTATGAAAAACCATAGGACTGACAtagtttaaaacagaaattactCTTGATAGCAGTATATGCTTCAGTAAGACTCCTAGTCAGAAGATCTGACAAGCCTTTCTCCTTCAGTGGGCAGGGAGAATCAACCCAGGGACTCAAATCTCTAATCCTGAGGATTCTTGTTGACTTCACTCTTCTGCTGAGGAAGCAAAGGAGCTGGGGGAGTCTATCTGCAGATATCAACACAGACTATAAATAATTTATACctgaatttataaataatttgttTCTGAATATCTCATATACATTAAAAGATAATCTATCTTACCACTGGAGaaaatttattgaaaaaacAGGAATATAATATACTTCAAAAAAGCATAAGCTCTTTATAGACTCTAttgaactgaaggaaaaaatgcattctCCTTCTGAAAACAAGACTGTCTTAATTGAAATTTCTGTGAATTCAAAGTATATTAAGAGACCTCTCACTTATATAAAGTTTCTCTCACAAGCAccttatgttaaaaaaaaaatcttaatttctaTGTTATGTTGTAATTTATTAAGGTGGCAGCAGTAAGACCTACAGTCTGAATTTATGTTGTTGCTTCCACTGTTAATGCCTGTGCCAGTGACATTTTTGGGGATCTAAAAAGCTGAATTTCTCAAAGACAGAATCAAGGTCAAAGTTACTGATTTGTTTTCTAAAGGAAATTCTTATTTATCTATGGAGtcattcatatttatttcttcaaatATATAACTGATGGTAAAAGTACCAGTACAgctgccttaaaaaaaattttttttcaaaatctacCTTTACCAGTAACTCATTGTTAAATGTTCCAGAAATAAAGCTACAGTAAATGAATCTGTTTGAAAACACTTGGTGGATACTCATCCTTTaataagaggaaaaacaaatatGCTATTTAGTGAAACCAAACTAATATAAAAAGTCACCAACTCAAATACTGCCCTGCATTAAAGAAATGCTTTTGGCAGTTTGATGCAGAGCCTTTCTGTTTTGACACAGGGCCCTGGAGAGACTGTCTACAAGCATTAGAAGATGGCCATGACACAAGCTCCATCTATCTTGTAAAACCAGAAAACACAAACCAGCTTATGCAGGTCTGGTGTGACCAACGGCATGACCCCGGTGGCTGGACTGTCATTCAGAGACGGCTGGACGGCTCTGTCAACTTTTTCAGGAACTGGGAGACATACAAGGTTAGGACAAGAAAGCCAATTAATGTTTTCTACCCTCTAGAACTTACCGATCAAGTTAATTTAAAGGGTGGTTTTAGAGTCTGGCTAAGAGCCTACTTAAAAAAGAACTTAAATGTTTACCCTTCCAGAAGAGGAAATCTCTATAAAATAAGTTACTGCAGTTTTCTTCTTAAGAATACACTCAGATTTACCACTAACACAGATGCAGGATAATAACATGTTTCTCTTGCTTCCTTTACAGCAAGGATTTGGTAATATAGATGGAGAATATTGGCTTGGATTAGAAAACATTTATTGGTTAACAAATCAAGGCAACTACAAACTGCTCATAACAATGGAAGACTGGTCAGGTCGAAAAGTATTTGCTGAGTATGCCAGCTTCAGGCTGGAGCCAGAGAGTGAGTACTACAAGCTGAGACTGGGACGCTACAACGGCAACGCGGGAGATTCCTTCACTTGGCACAACGGCAAACAGTTCACCACGCTAGACCGGGACCATGACGTATACACAGGTAGGAGGTCCCTCTCAGCTGCCTTGCCATTTTTGCCTTTACATCCTCACCTCCCTCCCCCTTCTTTatctctttcttttgaaaaaggaaaaatactcaTGGTcgtacataaaaaaaaaaaaaaaaaaagaaattgcaggAACAATGGGATTTGTCAATTAGTAACTTATGAAATACAAACTGATGTGTCAACCCTTATATATACTAACACCAAAATTAAAAGTTTTTACACTAGACAAGGGTCTGTAAAATATGCTGTGGAGGGTTATTTGAGACAGTAACACCCACTGATTTTCAGGCAAGAGAAGTAACAAAAAGGATTCTATCTGTAGAACCTAACTACTTAGCTGGTTCCTGAAGAAGCCTAAGTTCACTTTGTACCACAGGATAGCTACATGTTAAACATACAGTTACTAACAAAAGCCCagaacaaccaaccaaccaacaaaattTTGTACTTCGCTTGTTTGCTTTAAGATCTTTCATTTACTTCTCAGCCTGAACTGGagctttcttttatttcctttacagGTAACTGTGCTCATTACCAGAAGGGAGGATGGTGGTACAATGCATGTGCTCACTCAAATCTCAATGGAGTCTGGTATCGTGGAGGACACTACCGCAGTCGATATCAGGATGGTGTTTACTGGGCTGAATTCCGGGGAGGATCATATTCACTAAAGAAAGTTGTTATGATGATAAGACCTAACCCTAACACATTTCACTGAAATAACTCTTCTCTCAGTTTGGTTTGTTGTTCTAGAAATCATATAAAGCTATGATTTTATCACCTGAAATTATCTTTTCAGAAATGAGGAATGTAAGATACTGTACATTTATTGGTAAGGTATGAGGGCTTGTATATTATATTTTCAAGAATCATCCCAGGAAAAAGAGCTGAAGAAAAGGAACTGTAATAACATTCAAAACACCTCTTGGTCCTATTGGAACTTGCAGTTTAGATGAAAACTGTAGATAAACTTCCTGGTTTTTATTCCCTGTAAATTAAGTTTGGATGATAAAAATACTGCCACCACATTTAAGTATTTTTGTATGTTATGTATAAATATTCTCAAATACAGGAAATATTACAAACTGTACAGCAAgagttttattattattgttgttgttattataaGCAATCTTTTGACACAGGAATCATATCCTTTGAACTATGTAGCTGGTATATGTGCATTAGTGTGATGATTATGTAATCTTTGTTAACTACCATGAATAAAGTTAGCACTATATAATTCTGTTTTGAGAGCAGATACTCAAACTATTATTGTCCTGATAAATCTGGCCTTTTCCCTTCACTATGTGCATTTAAATAATCTGCTCCTATAAAAGATCACTattaattcaaatattttagattaaaaaCATGAATTATTTTCTTACCAAAATGAAGTAGCTATTTGCATATGGAAATAAACCCAAATTCATAATAGGTATTGTGTGCTCTATAGCCAACATGTTATACTACACAACTGTTACAGTATTTTGTACCTGACTTCAGTGATTACTTGGTGTGTAACCTCTATAATCAGAAATGGCTGGATATAAATTAAAGGGTCTATCCAACTTTGCAGGCAAATGATGGATACCAGTTTATAAGCTATTTAATAGCCTTAGCCTTTAGATAAAAAATTATATAGAGAACTTATCAGTAgcaaaaaagttatttttaacatatttcaCAATTATTACTGTCAAATTATTAAACAGATTTACTCATTTATATTGAGAGGTCAGTCACACTTATGAAATACAGACTGGCGTAATTCTAATATTCTTCTGAGATAAGTTTTTATAACAGATTGTTAACACACCCATTACAATCAAACTACTACAAAAAATACAAGTTGAAGAATGCATAAAAGAAGCAGAGTGAAAGCCTCCAGAAGTTCAACATATTTTTTGGTCAGCCTATATGACActgactctgtgtgtgtgtgtgtgtttgcataCTTTTCCCTTATTACCTCATCACATCTTTACCACAGTATGATGTGTGATGTAGCATGTGCTGTATATAACTGAAAGTAGGGTTTATAATATATTAGATTACCCCTGTAATATTGTAACCCTTAATAAAGTAACAAATGTTATTTTGACATGTTGAGATTTCATCTTGTTGTA of the Anomalospiza imberbis isolate Cuckoo-Finch-1a 21T00152 chromosome 21, ASM3175350v1, whole genome shotgun sequence genome contains:
- the ANGPTL2 gene encoding angiopoietin-related protein 2, whose translation is MMTTRFICLILVTIVGVTTSETQEFEDNDKEKAQEFIYMNRYKRSSDTQDKCTYTFIVPQQRVTGAICVNSKEPEVLLENRVNKQELQLLNNELLKQKRQIETLQQLVEVDGGIVNEVKLLRKESRNMNSRVTQLYMQLLHEIIRKRDNALELSQLENKILNQTADMLQLANKYKDLEHKYQHLMSIANNQTIIIAQLEEHCQRMPSIKPLPQTPQPPVKVYQPPTYNRINNQISTNEIQSDQNLKVLPPTLPTMPAVTSIPTSTDKPSGPWRDCLQALEDGHDTSSIYLVKPENTNQLMQVWCDQRHDPGGWTVIQRRLDGSVNFFRNWETYKQGFGNIDGEYWLGLENIYWLTNQGNYKLLITMEDWSGRKVFAEYASFRLEPESEYYKLRLGRYNGNAGDSFTWHNGKQFTTLDRDHDVYTGNCAHYQKGGWWYNACAHSNLNGVWYRGGHYRSRYQDGVYWAEFRGGSYSLKKVVMMIRPNPNTFH